One genomic region from Lathamus discolor isolate bLatDis1 chromosome 9, bLatDis1.hap1, whole genome shotgun sequence encodes:
- the LOC136019489 gene encoding potassium voltage-gated channel subfamily C member 1-like: MEGSKEKIILNIGGVRYETYSSTLRTFPGTKLCSLTEPHASSIYDYDPATKEFFFDRSAEIFSYVLNYYRTKHFHCPIDTCRSVLEEELAFWEINEAQLASCCWLKLNNREVQPEEFNILDENEQTDDQCLIVQTERRDLSWRTRWQPKIWSMFEKPFSSFSAKCLAFVSLLFIVGIVIVFCEETKAQFEFFTANFTSVGYSEVSHNDHEPYYHQAAYLLHLELFCVLWFTFEFSVRFCFCPDKKLFFQNPLNVVDFLSLFPVYIELFVAGQIQRVPSLGLWLGFVRVIYLLKLLKISKLIETPLILRVLCYTLKSILREICILLMILAFETLFFGSLFFYGELLGSHPSYTGELHFTDILVCFWWALITLTTVGYGDIIPLTTAGQVTAALAAVFGMLTIIIPIPIFLVKFKNYYDIAIFKQKLKRSKKH; the protein is encoded by the exons ATGGAAGGCTCCAAGGAAAAAATCATTCTGAATATTGGGGGAGTCAGATATGAGACATACAGCAGCACCCTCCGGACCTTCCCAGGGACGAAGCTGTGCAGCCTCACAGAGCCCCATGCCTCAAGCATCTACGACTATGATCCCGCCACCAAAGAGTTCTTTTTTGATAGGAGTGCCGAGATCTTCAGCTACGTATTGAACTATTATAGGACTAAACATTTCCACTGTCCTATTGATACCTGTAGGTCAGTCTTGGAAGAAGAGCTGGCATTCTGGGAAATCAATGAGGCACAGCTagcatcctgctgctggctgaagCTGAATAACAGAGAGGTGCAGCCAGAGGAGTTTAACATTTTGGATGAAAATGAGCAGACTGATGACCAGTGCCTCATAGTCCAGACAGAAAGAAGGGATCTGAGCTGGCGAACCAGATGGCAGCCAAAGATTTGGTCTATGTTTGAAAaacccttttcctctttcagtgcTAAG tgcttggcttttgtttctctgctgttcATCGTTGGAATTGTCATCGTATTCTGTGAGGAGACCAAGGCACAGTTTGAGTTCTTTACTGCTAACTTCACCTCAGTTGGCTATTCTGAGGTCTCCCACAATGACCATGAGCCCTATTACCACCAGGCTGCCTACTTGCTTCATCTGGAGCTTTTCTGTGTCCTCTGGTTTACTTTTGAGTTCTCTGTGCGATTTTGTTTCTGCCCAGACAAGAAGTTGTTCTTCCAAAATCCCCTCAATGTGGTTGacttcctctccctcttcccaGTTTATATTGAACTCTTTGTGGCTGGGCAGATTCAGAGAGTGCCAAGCCTAGGGCTTTGGTTGGGCTTCGTTCGAGTTATCTATCTCCTCAAACTCCTGAAGATATCCAAGCTGATAGAAACACCACTGATCCTCAGGGTTCTGTGCTACACCCTCAAGTCTATCCTCAGAGAGATTTGCATCCTGCTGATGATTTTGGCATTTGAGACCCTCTTCTTTGGCTCTCTCTTTTTCTATGGGGAGTTGCTGGGTAGCCATCCCTCCTACACAGGGGAACTGCACTTCACTGACATTCTTGTTTGCTTCTGGTGGGCTTTGATCACACTCACTACAGTTGGCTATGGAGATATTATCCCTCTCACCACAGCTGGCCAAGTGACGGCAGCCTTGGCAGCGGTATTTGGCATGTTAACTATTATCATCCCAATACCCATTTTCCTGGTGAAGTTTAAAAACTATTATGATATTGCTATCTtcaaacagaagctgaaaaggAGCAAGAAACATTAA